One Streptomyces sp. SAI-135 DNA segment encodes these proteins:
- a CDS encoding response regulator transcription factor: MEQTHTSHNGSTATPGAQRRVLVVEDDPTIVDAIATRLRAEGFLVQTAVDGPSAVDTAEAWQPDLLILDIMLPGFDGLEVCRRVQAARPVPVMMLTARDDETDMLVGLGVGADDYMTKPFSMRELAARVHVLLRRVERAALAAATPRSGILRLGELEIDHAQRRVRVRSEDVHLTPTEFDLLVCLANTPRAVLSREQLLAEVWDWADASGTRTVDSHIKALRRKIGAERIRTVHGVGYALETPTP, from the coding sequence ATGGAGCAGACACACACCTCCCACAACGGTTCGACGGCTACCCCCGGCGCTCAGCGCCGGGTCCTGGTCGTCGAGGACGATCCGACGATCGTCGACGCCATCGCGACCCGCCTGCGCGCCGAGGGATTCCTCGTGCAAACGGCGGTCGACGGTCCGTCCGCGGTCGACACGGCCGAGGCCTGGCAGCCGGACCTGCTGATCCTCGACATCATGCTGCCCGGCTTCGACGGACTGGAGGTCTGCCGCCGCGTGCAGGCCGCCCGTCCAGTACCGGTCATGATGCTCACCGCGCGCGACGACGAGACCGACATGCTGGTCGGGCTCGGCGTCGGCGCCGACGACTACATGACCAAGCCCTTCTCGATGCGTGAGCTGGCCGCGCGCGTGCACGTCCTGCTGCGCCGCGTGGAGCGGGCCGCGCTGGCCGCCGCGACGCCCCGGTCCGGGATCCTGCGCCTCGGCGAGCTGGAGATCGACCACGCGCAGCGCCGGGTGCGGGTGCGCAGCGAGGACGTCCACCTCACGCCCACCGAGTTCGACCTGCTCGTGTGCCTGGCGAACACCCCGCGCGCGGTGCTCTCCCGTGAGCAGCTGCTCGCCGAGGTGTGGGACTGGGCGGACGCCTCCGGCACCCGTACGGTCGACAGCCACATCAAGGCACTGCGCCGGAAGATCGGCGCCGAGCGGATCCGCACGGTGCACGGCGTGGGCTACGCCCTGGAGACGCCGACGCCATGA
- a CDS encoding spermidine synthase, translating into MLTSYDIPEVLDRREGPYGEVVLRRHGELLQIIANGCFLMDTSDGRSERMLVDAALAALDDRPDPHVLIGGLGVGFSLAHAAANPRWGRITVVEREPAIIDWHRSGPLSALSAAALADPRTNILETDLVGFVNETCATFDALCLDIDNGPDWTVTDGNHDLYARTGLTSCARVLKPGGVLAVWSAQPSAEFEGSLANAGFQQVRTEEIPVARGVPDVVHLAVRPG; encoded by the coding sequence ATGCTCACCTCGTACGACATTCCCGAAGTCCTGGACCGTCGCGAGGGCCCGTACGGAGAGGTAGTCCTGCGGCGGCACGGCGAGTTGCTCCAGATCATCGCCAACGGCTGCTTCCTGATGGACACCTCCGACGGACGCTCGGAGCGGATGCTCGTCGACGCGGCCCTCGCCGCCCTCGACGACCGGCCCGACCCGCACGTCCTCATCGGCGGTCTCGGTGTCGGGTTCTCGCTCGCACACGCGGCCGCGAATCCACGCTGGGGCCGGATCACGGTCGTGGAGCGGGAGCCCGCGATCATCGACTGGCACCGCTCCGGCCCGCTCTCGGCGCTCTCCGCGGCCGCGCTCGCCGATCCACGGACGAACATTCTGGAAACGGATCTAGTCGGATTCGTCAATGAGACATGCGCCACTTTCGACGCGCTGTGCCTCGACATCGACAACGGACCCGACTGGACGGTCACGGACGGCAACCACGACCTCTACGCGCGTACCGGACTCACAAGCTGCGCAAGGGTGTTGAAGCCGGGCGGGGTCCTGGCCGTGTGGTCCGCCCAGCCCTCTGCGGAATTTGAGGGATCCCTAGCAAATGCCGGGTTCCAACAGGTACGTACCGAGGAGATCCCCGTTGCCCGGGGCGTACCCGACGTCGTCCATCTCGCCGTCCGACCTGGATAG
- a CDS encoding rhomboid-like protein, with the protein MPRQRERGGAAVTGTPVTTPQAAAPETRLRVPRPQRLLPTPIGTPFTFGYGAVLAVVSLVAAHLDPALVHALHQGSSTDVAHLVRTPVLVLLASALWIAGGILSPYALALLFVLTALERRIGGVRTAGVFLLGHVGATLATEVPIGLAVLVGHLPASSLHRLDYGVSFGVAASLGALAGLLRPWLRWPLLALFGWLLVTALIAFTDPLTDWGHPIALTIGIATWPLVRRRHRARRSLPAAWPRRGATGGD; encoded by the coding sequence ATGCCCCGGCAGCGGGAACGGGGTGGGGCGGCCGTCACCGGAACACCGGTCACGACACCGCAGGCCGCCGCCCCGGAGACCCGACTTCGCGTCCCGCGGCCCCAGCGGCTGCTCCCCACCCCCATCGGGACCCCGTTCACCTTCGGCTACGGCGCCGTCCTGGCCGTCGTCTCCCTCGTCGCCGCGCATCTGGACCCCGCCCTCGTGCACGCACTGCACCAGGGTTCCAGCACCGATGTCGCCCACCTGGTGCGGACGCCCGTACTGGTGCTGCTGGCCAGCGCGTTGTGGATCGCGGGCGGGATCCTCTCGCCGTACGCCCTCGCCCTGCTGTTCGTCCTCACCGCGCTGGAGCGGCGGATCGGCGGTGTGCGCACGGCCGGTGTCTTCCTGCTCGGGCATGTCGGGGCGACCCTCGCCACGGAGGTCCCCATCGGGCTCGCGGTCCTGGTCGGTCATCTGCCCGCCAGTTCGCTGCACCGCCTCGACTACGGCGTCAGCTTCGGTGTGGCCGCGAGCCTCGGCGCCCTGGCGGGACTGCTCCGGCCGTGGCTGCGCTGGCCGTTGCTCGCCCTCTTCGGCTGGCTGCTGGTGACCGCCCTGATCGCGTTCACCGACCCGCTGACCGACTGGGGCCACCCGATCGCCCTGACCATCGGCATCGCGACCTGGCCCCTGGTGCGACGCCGGCACCGCGCCCGGCGCAGTCTCCCGGCCGCTTGGCCCCGGCGCGGTGCGACCGGTGGGGACTGA
- a CDS encoding GNAT family N-acetyltransferase, which translates to MDGVVQAWVTGWVVSRGAAPPEREPWGFTVDVGQLAQVSRHVFDALGDEVDERLVRKVADGVTGAGVWLKVFQDPEVVGDWLGEGWWVDPEPGCLMTVPLAGAAVGGTDVPDGYRKRVWSTGGVTRVLLAAPDGSLAARGQTAPTGATAVFDQIETASAHRRRGLGSVVMRTLQATAAAAGAKTGVLAGTPAGRALYESLGWHVEAPLTSAKFVGRDAG; encoded by the coding sequence GTGGACGGAGTCGTGCAGGCGTGGGTGACCGGCTGGGTCGTGTCCCGGGGGGCCGCCCCGCCGGAACGTGAGCCGTGGGGCTTCACCGTCGACGTGGGGCAGCTCGCGCAGGTCTCGCGGCACGTCTTCGACGCGCTGGGCGACGAGGTGGACGAGCGGCTGGTCCGCAAGGTCGCGGACGGGGTGACGGGGGCGGGGGTGTGGCTCAAGGTGTTCCAGGACCCCGAGGTCGTCGGGGACTGGCTGGGCGAGGGCTGGTGGGTGGACCCCGAGCCGGGCTGCCTGATGACGGTCCCGCTGGCCGGAGCGGCGGTCGGAGGCACCGACGTCCCCGACGGCTACCGCAAGCGTGTCTGGTCCACCGGCGGTGTCACGCGCGTGCTCCTCGCCGCCCCCGACGGCTCCCTCGCCGCGCGCGGCCAGACCGCCCCGACCGGCGCGACCGCCGTCTTCGACCAGATCGAGACCGCGTCCGCGCACCGGCGCCGGGGTCTGGGCAGCGTCGTCATGCGCACGCTCCAGGCCACGGCGGCCGCCGCGGGCGCAAAGACCGGCGTCCTCGCCGGGACTCCGGCGGGACGAGCCCTGTACGAGTCTCTGGGCTGGCATGTGGAAGCTCCGCTCACCAGTGCGAAGTTCGTGGGTCGGGACGCCGGGTGA
- the lon gene encoding endopeptidase La, with product MASTSTPLTLPVLPLDDEVVLPGMVVPLDLNDTDVRAAVEAAQAAARSEPGKPKVLLVPRIDGTYASTGVLGTVEQVGRLADGDPGALIRGRSRVKIGAGTTGPGAALWVEGTTVDQTVPEPLPGHVTELVKEYKALATAWLRKRGAWQVVDRVQAIDDVSALADNSGYSPFLTTEQKVELLETADPVARLKLATQQLRDHLAEQDVAETIAKDVQEGVDKQQREFLLRRQLEAVRKELRELNGEQEGEESDDYRARVEAADLPEKVREAALKEVDKLERSSDQSPEGSWIRTWLDTVLELPWNERTEDAYDIQGAKAVLDAEHAGLEDVKERITEYLAVRKRRNDRGLGVVGGRRGGAVLALVGPPGVGKTSLGESVAHAMGRKFVRVALGGVRDEAEIRGHRRTYVGALPGRIVRAIKEAGSMNPVVLLDEIDKVGSDFRGDPAAALLEVLDPAQNHTFRDHYLEVELDLSDVVFLATANVLEAIPEALLDRMELVRLDGYTEDEKIVIARDHLLPRQLERAGLAKDEVVIDESALRKLAGEYTREAGVRTLERSVARLLRKVAAQHELGERELPFTITDEDLRGLIGRPHHVPESAQDPAERRTAVPGVATGLAVTGAGGDVLFVEASLADPETGAAGLTLTGQLGDVMKESAQIALSFLRSHGAELELPVGDLKDRGVHIHFPAGAVPKDGPSAGVTMTTALASLLSGRLVRTDVAMTGEVSLTGRVLPIGGVKQKLLAAHRAGVSTVIIPKRNEADLDDVPAEVLDKLDVHAVTDVRQVLELALAPAVNGAAPEVPVAA from the coding sequence ATGGCTTCGACGTCCACACCGCTCACTCTGCCTGTGCTGCCGCTCGACGACGAGGTCGTGCTGCCCGGAATGGTGGTGCCGCTGGACCTGAACGACACCGACGTCCGCGCCGCGGTGGAGGCCGCCCAGGCCGCCGCCCGCTCGGAACCCGGAAAGCCCAAGGTCCTCCTGGTGCCACGCATCGACGGCACCTACGCGAGCACCGGTGTGCTCGGCACCGTCGAGCAGGTCGGCCGCCTGGCCGACGGCGACCCGGGCGCGCTCATCCGCGGCCGGAGCAGGGTGAAGATCGGTGCGGGGACCACCGGCCCGGGCGCCGCCCTGTGGGTCGAGGGGACCACGGTCGACCAGACCGTCCCCGAACCGCTGCCGGGTCACGTCACGGAACTGGTCAAGGAGTACAAGGCCCTCGCCACCGCATGGCTGCGCAAGCGCGGCGCCTGGCAGGTCGTGGACCGGGTGCAGGCCATCGACGACGTGTCCGCGCTCGCCGACAACTCCGGTTACTCGCCGTTCCTGACCACCGAGCAGAAGGTCGAACTGCTGGAGACCGCCGACCCGGTCGCCCGCCTCAAGCTCGCCACCCAGCAGCTGCGCGACCACCTCGCCGAGCAGGACGTCGCCGAGACCATCGCGAAGGACGTCCAGGAGGGCGTCGACAAGCAGCAGCGCGAGTTCCTGCTCCGCCGTCAGCTGGAAGCCGTACGTAAGGAACTGCGCGAGCTCAACGGCGAGCAGGAGGGCGAGGAGTCCGACGACTACCGTGCCCGGGTGGAGGCCGCCGACCTGCCCGAGAAGGTGCGGGAAGCCGCCCTCAAGGAGGTCGACAAGCTGGAGCGGTCCTCCGACCAGTCGCCCGAGGGTTCCTGGATCCGCACCTGGCTGGACACCGTCCTCGAACTGCCGTGGAACGAGCGGACCGAGGACGCCTACGACATCCAGGGCGCCAAGGCGGTCCTGGACGCCGAGCACGCCGGTCTTGAGGACGTGAAGGAGCGGATCACCGAGTACCTCGCGGTGCGCAAGCGCCGCAACGACCGGGGCCTCGGGGTCGTCGGCGGCCGGCGCGGCGGTGCCGTGCTCGCCCTCGTCGGGCCTCCCGGCGTCGGCAAGACCTCGCTCGGCGAGTCGGTCGCGCACGCCATGGGCCGCAAGTTCGTCCGCGTCGCCCTCGGTGGAGTACGGGACGAGGCGGAGATCCGCGGTCACCGGCGGACGTACGTCGGCGCGCTGCCCGGCCGGATCGTGCGGGCCATCAAGGAGGCCGGTTCGATGAACCCGGTCGTCCTGCTCGACGAGATCGACAAGGTGGGCTCCGACTTCCGCGGCGACCCCGCGGCGGCCCTCCTGGAGGTCCTGGACCCGGCGCAGAACCACACCTTCCGCGACCACTACCTGGAGGTCGAACTCGACCTGTCCGACGTGGTGTTCCTCGCGACGGCGAACGTCCTGGAGGCCATCCCGGAGGCTCTGCTCGACCGTATGGAGCTGGTCCGCCTCGACGGCTACACCGAGGACGAGAAGATCGTCATCGCCCGCGACCACCTGCTCCCGCGCCAGCTGGAGCGGGCGGGGCTCGCGAAGGACGAGGTCGTCATCGACGAGAGCGCGCTGCGCAAGCTCGCCGGCGAGTACACCCGCGAGGCGGGCGTGCGCACCCTGGAGCGGTCCGTCGCGAGGCTGCTGCGCAAGGTGGCGGCCCAGCACGAACTCGGCGAGCGGGAGCTGCCGTTCACCATCACGGACGAGGACCTGCGCGGCCTGATCGGCCGGCCGCACCACGTGCCCGAGTCGGCCCAGGACCCCGCGGAGCGCCGTACGGCCGTCCCGGGTGTGGCGACCGGACTCGCGGTCACCGGAGCGGGCGGGGACGTGCTGTTCGTCGAGGCGTCGCTGGCCGACCCGGAGACGGGCGCGGCGGGTCTGACGCTGACCGGCCAGCTGGGTGACGTGATGAAGGAGAGCGCGCAGATCGCGCTGAGCTTCCTCAGGTCGCACGGCGCCGAGCTGGAGCTGCCGGTCGGCGACCTCAAGGACCGGGGTGTGCACATCCACTTCCCGGCGGGCGCGGTCCCCAAGGACGGCCCGAGCGCGGGCGTCACCATGACGACGGCGCTGGCCTCGCTGCTCTCCGGCCGCCTGGTCCGCACGGACGTGGCCATGACGGGCGAGGTCTCGCTGACCGGTCGTGTCCTGCCCATCGGCGGCGTGAAGCAGAAGCTGCTCGCCGCGCACCGCGCCGGGGTGAGTACCGTCATCATCCCGAAGCGCAACGAGGCCGACCTGGACGACGTCCCGGCGGAGGTGCTGGACAAGCTCGACGTCCACGCCGTCACCGACGTGCGCCAGGTCCTGGAGCTGGCGCTGGCCCCGGCCGTCAACGGGGCGGCGCCGGAGGTTCCGGTGGCGGCGTGA
- a CDS encoding lysozyme, with protein sequence MPVHRPEPIRPRRLFLVGLLLTAFSLLHTAPAPAAESPEATAVPARGSAHMGMGVVAHDGQSGLPAGTRATQTEGVDVASYQGNVAWSTLWNSGVRWAYTKASEGTYYTNPYFSQQYTGSYGVGMIRGAYHFATPDTTSGATQADYFVDHGGAWSRDGRTLPGVLDIEWNPYGDACFGKTQSAMVTWIRDFLNRYKARTGRQAVIYTATTWWTQCTGNYGGFASTTPLWIARYASTPGTLPAGWSTYTMWQYTSTGPTVGDHDRFNGALDRVQALANG encoded by the coding sequence ATGCCCGTGCACAGACCCGAACCGATACGTCCCCGACGCCTCTTCCTCGTCGGACTCCTGCTCACCGCGTTCTCCCTGCTCCACACGGCCCCCGCCCCGGCCGCGGAATCCCCCGAGGCCACCGCCGTCCCGGCCCGCGGCTCCGCCCACATGGGGATGGGCGTCGTAGCGCACGACGGCCAGAGCGGTCTCCCCGCCGGCACCCGCGCCACCCAGACGGAGGGCGTGGACGTCGCCAGCTACCAGGGCAACGTCGCCTGGTCGACCCTCTGGAACAGCGGCGTCCGGTGGGCGTACACCAAGGCCAGCGAGGGGACGTACTACACGAATCCCTACTTCTCCCAGCAGTACACCGGCTCCTACGGCGTCGGGATGATCCGTGGGGCCTACCACTTCGCCACCCCGGACACCACGAGCGGCGCGACGCAGGCCGACTACTTCGTCGACCACGGCGGCGCCTGGTCCAGGGACGGCAGGACCCTGCCCGGGGTGCTCGACATCGAGTGGAACCCGTACGGCGACGCCTGCTTCGGCAAGACGCAGAGCGCGATGGTCACCTGGATCCGCGACTTCCTGAACCGGTACAAGGCGCGCACCGGCCGGCAGGCCGTCATCTACACCGCCACCACCTGGTGGACCCAGTGCACCGGCAACTACGGCGGCTTCGCCTCCACCACCCCGCTGTGGATCGCGCGCTACGCCTCGACGCCCGGCACCCTCCCGGCCGGCTGGAGCACGTACACCATGTGGCAGTACACCTCGACCGGCCCGACGGTCGGCGACCACGACCGCTTCAACGGCGCGCTCGACCGGGTGCAGGCCCTCGCCAACGGCTGA
- a CDS encoding MarR family transcriptional regulator: MHEDGNGEGGRSGAEAAPNGVDQPGFLALERELTVLLRRARANQGEMAREVHPDLESAAYGLLVRLDECGRQRATELAGYIGVGKATMSRQLRALEDLGLVTREPDPADGRAWLVDLTEEGRSRVHRVRDARRARYAGRLAHWNPAEVTELARLLHQLNRGMEK; this comes from the coding sequence GTGCACGAAGACGGAAACGGCGAGGGTGGCCGGAGCGGGGCCGAGGCGGCGCCGAACGGTGTGGACCAGCCCGGATTCCTGGCGCTGGAGCGCGAGTTGACCGTCCTGCTGCGCCGCGCCCGGGCCAACCAGGGGGAGATGGCCCGGGAGGTCCACCCCGACCTGGAGTCTGCGGCCTACGGACTGCTCGTCCGTCTGGATGAATGCGGCCGCCAGCGCGCCACCGAGCTGGCCGGGTACATCGGGGTCGGCAAGGCCACGATGTCCCGCCAGCTGCGCGCCCTGGAGGACCTGGGCCTCGTCACCCGCGAACCCGACCCCGCGGACGGGCGGGCCTGGCTGGTCGACCTCACCGAGGAGGGCCGCTCCCGCGTGCACCGCGTCCGCGACGCCCGCCGTGCCCGCTACGCCGGCCGCCTCGCCCACTGGAACCCGGCAGAGGTCACCGAACTGGCCCGCCTGCTCCACCAGCTGAACCGGGGCATGGAGAAGTAG
- a CDS encoding protein phosphatase 2C domain-containing protein, which translates to MRTELVSEPGDVQRPNEDFASVALPASGQGGVLVALDGVTPPTGPTGCLHSVPWFTARLGGALTELAVSLPDVPLTEVLSRAIVRTAETHGEGCDLSHPRTPQATVVIARWSPESVEYLVLSDSALLVEAADGTVSAVLDDRLSRLPRAFLATAALVDANLRNKEGGFFTAAADPSVAGRAVTGVLPRSSVRGLLALTDGAARWVEKFHEGGWGDCCTFVRKEGPQALVDRVRERERADAERRTWLGGSKTHDDATVVYVEL; encoded by the coding sequence ATGCGTACGGAACTTGTCTCGGAACCCGGCGATGTCCAGCGGCCCAACGAGGACTTCGCGAGCGTCGCGCTCCCCGCTTCCGGACAGGGCGGCGTCCTGGTCGCCCTCGACGGTGTCACCCCGCCCACGGGTCCGACGGGCTGTCTGCATTCCGTCCCCTGGTTCACGGCCCGGCTCGGCGGCGCGCTGACCGAACTGGCCGTTTCGCTCCCGGATGTTCCCCTGACCGAGGTGCTGTCCCGGGCGATCGTGCGCACAGCGGAGACACATGGTGAAGGTTGTGACCTTTCTCACCCGCGTACGCCGCAGGCGACGGTGGTGATCGCGCGGTGGTCCCCGGAATCGGTCGAGTACCTGGTCCTGTCGGACTCGGCGCTGCTGGTGGAGGCGGCGGACGGCACGGTCTCGGCGGTCCTGGACGACCGCCTCTCCCGCCTCCCCCGCGCCTTTCTGGCCACGGCCGCGCTCGTCGACGCCAACCTCCGCAACAAGGAGGGCGGCTTCTTCACGGCGGCGGCGGACCCGTCGGTGGCGGGGCGCGCGGTCACGGGAGTGCTCCCGCGCTCGTCGGTGCGCGGTCTGCTGGCCCTGACGGACGGGGCGGCCCGGTGGGTGGAGAAGTTCCACGAGGGCGGCTGGGGGGACTGCTGCACCTTCGTCCGCAAGGAGGGCCCGCAGGCCCTCGTGGACCGCGTCCGGGAACGGGAACGCGCGGACGCGGAGCGGCGCACCTGGCTGGGCGGCAGCAAGACCCATGACGACGCGACGGTGGTGTACGTGGAGTTGTGA
- a CDS encoding nitrate- and nitrite sensing domain-containing protein, with translation MQKTRPRRTGKQTASGNGAERTAATPGAPGTPVGKGRPTHVRTRLILAVAVVAAAIAGAGAPSLVTASGDLHDSQDLVTLAEQTQDALDLAHALADERDEVTSYIAAGRPRAKAPGEQSSARVDRQAEELRADSDLSATLRADLDDIAAVRRSALTGRTTALETHNAYSAAITELHRLAEELAEKTPARAGSGAYSLAELDSAVQQAAATRGLLLAALSVPTTTRSVYDPITGLTNTEKVSSKADAAQRDALSAAAQQARLRSDAALADFRDSAPATAKAGYDSTVTGPEVNSADKYLAALTDRPTLSAGELSTGTAKLDAALSARVDLMRGAESALFDRRVKALAQLRDDDVTALELRVAILGALMLLAVGISTAMARTLTRPLSVLRRGSARLAGAEDPTTEEAVSFTGRNDEFAQVVRSVNTLHAHAAGLAERIATLESDRKHLVGQRQKMADAREQLKAELAESAAQLERLRTTIGATFVNLALRTLGLVERQLAVIESLEEREQDPERLATLFKLDHFATVMRRHSENLLVLAGTEHVQQSANPVPLVDVVRAAVSEIERYERVRIAALPPHAHVVGFAADDLSHLLAELMENATSFSPPDLPVEVSGWLLESGEVMLSVQDEGIGMTAERMTTLNSRLAEFDPEAAYESYDEGDEGLGLGLYVVARLAHRHGVRVQLREQKQGGVAAVVVLPKPLFTAAPTSAVPAADGPVTGTTHSFSLPGANAEANSNVLNGRSQGDPLVTLAEQAVREQAAESPAETTMELLAPVPAQPEPEPEPVPEEPQAQEAEAEAEAETEHTRADEEPVTDKGLPKRTPKITAPTAPAPRRRNASVDADALRRRLGGFRRGAEAGYRDVEAEIKEHTGETKLPTAEHRTASEEATGGTAEEASS, from the coding sequence GTGCAGAAGACGCGGCCTCGTCGCACAGGCAAGCAGACGGCCTCCGGCAACGGCGCGGAGCGCACAGCCGCCACGCCCGGCGCCCCCGGGACTCCCGTCGGCAAGGGCCGCCCCACCCACGTCCGCACCCGGCTGATTCTGGCCGTCGCCGTCGTGGCCGCCGCGATCGCCGGGGCCGGCGCCCCCTCCCTCGTCACCGCCTCGGGCGACCTCCACGACTCCCAGGACCTGGTGACGCTCGCCGAGCAGACCCAGGACGCCCTCGACCTCGCCCACGCGCTCGCCGACGAACGCGACGAGGTCACCTCGTACATCGCCGCCGGACGGCCCAGGGCGAAGGCGCCCGGCGAGCAGTCGAGCGCCCGCGTGGACCGCCAGGCCGAGGAACTGCGCGCCGACAGCGACCTGTCCGCCACCCTGCGCGCCGACCTCGACGACATCGCCGCCGTCCGCCGCTCCGCGCTCACCGGCAGGACCACCGCCCTGGAGACGCACAACGCGTACTCCGCCGCCATCACCGAACTGCACCGCCTCGCCGAGGAACTGGCCGAGAAGACGCCGGCCCGCGCCGGCTCCGGTGCGTACTCCCTCGCCGAGCTGGACTCCGCCGTGCAGCAGGCCGCCGCCACCCGGGGACTGCTGCTCGCGGCGCTCAGCGTGCCCACGACGACCCGCAGCGTCTACGACCCGATCACCGGCCTGACGAACACCGAGAAGGTCTCCTCCAAGGCCGACGCCGCCCAGCGCGACGCGCTCAGCGCCGCCGCCCAGCAGGCCCGGCTGCGCTCCGACGCGGCTCTCGCCGACTTCCGCGACTCCGCGCCCGCCACCGCCAAGGCGGGCTACGACTCCACGGTCACCGGCCCCGAGGTCAACTCCGCCGACAAGTACCTCGCCGCCCTCACCGACCGGCCCACCCTGTCCGCGGGTGAGCTGAGCACCGGCACCGCCAAGCTCGATGCCGCCCTCTCCGCCCGCGTCGACCTCATGCGCGGTGCCGAGTCGGCGCTCTTCGACCGCAGGGTCAAGGCACTCGCCCAGCTCCGCGACGACGACGTCACCGCGCTGGAGCTGCGGGTCGCGATACTCGGCGCCCTGATGCTGCTGGCCGTGGGCATCAGCACCGCCATGGCCCGTACCCTCACCCGCCCCCTGTCCGTGCTGCGCCGCGGCTCGGCCCGGCTCGCCGGGGCCGAGGACCCCACGACCGAGGAAGCGGTCTCCTTCACCGGCCGCAACGACGAGTTCGCCCAGGTCGTCCGCTCCGTCAACACCCTGCACGCGCACGCGGCCGGGCTCGCCGAGCGGATCGCCACCCTGGAGTCCGACCGCAAGCACCTGGTCGGCCAGCGCCAGAAGATGGCCGACGCCCGCGAACAGCTCAAGGCGGAACTCGCCGAGTCGGCCGCCCAGTTGGAGCGGCTGCGCACCACCATCGGCGCCACCTTCGTCAACCTGGCGCTGCGCACCCTCGGCCTCGTCGAGCGGCAACTCGCCGTCATCGAGAGCCTGGAGGAGCGCGAGCAGGACCCCGAGCGCCTCGCGACCCTCTTCAAGCTCGACCACTTCGCCACGGTCATGCGCCGCCACAGCGAGAACCTCCTCGTCCTCGCCGGCACGGAACACGTGCAGCAGAGCGCGAACCCGGTCCCGCTGGTCGACGTCGTCCGCGCCGCGGTCAGCGAGATCGAGCGCTACGAGCGCGTCCGGATCGCCGCCCTGCCGCCGCACGCCCACGTGGTCGGCTTCGCCGCGGACGACCTCTCGCACCTGCTGGCCGAACTGATGGAGAACGCCACCTCGTTCTCCCCGCCCGACCTGCCCGTCGAGGTCTCCGGCTGGCTCCTGGAGAGCGGCGAGGTCATGCTCTCCGTCCAGGACGAGGGCATCGGCATGACCGCCGAGCGGATGACCACCCTCAACTCCCGCCTCGCCGAGTTCGACCCCGAGGCCGCCTACGAGTCGTACGACGAGGGCGACGAGGGTCTGGGCCTCGGCCTGTACGTGGTGGCCCGGCTCGCCCACCGGCACGGTGTCCGCGTGCAGCTGCGCGAGCAGAAGCAGGGGGGTGTGGCCGCGGTGGTGGTCCTCCCCAAGCCGCTGTTCACCGCCGCGCCCACGTCCGCCGTGCCGGCCGCCGACGGCCCGGTCACCGGCACCACCCACTCCTTCTCCCTGCCGGGCGCGAACGCGGAGGCCAACTCCAATGTCCTGAACGGCCGTTCGCAGGGCGACCCGCTGGTGACGCTGGCCGAGCAGGCCGTACGCGAGCAGGCGGCGGAGTCCCCGGCCGAGACGACGATGGAGCTGCTGGCACCGGTACCGGCACAACCGGAGCCGGAGCCCGAGCCCGTACCGGAGGAGCCCCAGGCGCAGGAGGCCGAGGCCGAGGCCGAGGCCGAGACCGAGCACACCCGCGCCGACGAGGAGCCCGTCACCGACAAGGGCCTCCCCAAGCGCACACCCAAGATCACCGCGCCCACCGCCCCGGCCCCGCGCCGGCGCAACGCTTCTGTGGACGCCGACGCACTCCGCCGCCGGCTGGGCGGCTTCCGCCGGGGGGCGGAGGCCGGCTACCGCGACGTGGAGGCGGAGATCAAGGAACACACCGGCGAGACCAAACTGCCGACCGCAGAACACCGCACCGCATCCGAAGAAGCCACGGGGGGCACAGCCGAGGAGGCAAGCAGTTGA
- a CDS encoding roadblock/LC7 domain-containing protein, with product MTAPSTFGLSREARNLHFLLTNLVEEVPGVQSVAVVSSDGLLLLSSDAERNAEAREARDGKPAGPRGSSADLATIVSGIGSLTLGAAKLMDFGTTKHTMIAMDEGSLFVMSISDGSLLGVHGSADCDMSVVAYHMALFVGRAGHVLTPELRSELRQSLENDGSAR from the coding sequence TTGACCGCGCCCAGTACCTTCGGACTGAGTCGTGAAGCCCGCAATCTCCACTTCCTGCTGACCAACCTCGTGGAGGAGGTACCCGGCGTCCAGTCCGTCGCCGTGGTCTCCTCCGACGGCCTGCTCCTGCTCTCCTCCGACGCCGAGCGCAACGCGGAGGCACGAGAGGCCAGGGACGGGAAGCCCGCCGGCCCGCGCGGCTCGTCCGCCGACCTCGCGACCATCGTCTCCGGCATCGGCAGCCTCACCCTCGGCGCCGCCAAGCTCATGGACTTCGGCACCACGAAGCACACCATGATCGCGATGGACGAGGGCAGCCTGTTCGTGATGTCGATCAGCGACGGTTCGCTGCTCGGTGTGCACGGCTCCGCGGACTGCGACATGAGCGTCGTCGCGTACCACATGGCCCTGTTCGTCGGCCGCGCGGGCCACGTCCTGACCCCCGAACTCCGCAGCGAGCTGCGCCAGTCGCTGGAGAACGACGGGAGCGCCCGATGA